The Planctomycetota bacterium genome window below encodes:
- the lgt gene encoding prolipoprotein diacylglyceryl transferase: protein MYPQLWKIPILGLPIYSYGFMIMLGFLAGIWVASARAKREGLNPEIIFDFGIIAMIAGIIGARIAYIIIFSSEFTHQGSWNILNIFDGDLSLIGVITGWFIPFAIMIWKKKKITFNRFAWLLPLSIVSAIILGRIIQVIFNHTDYDFSLFAIWKGGLVFYGGLILATPASLYYIWKKKISILKIADIVSPSVALGLAFGRIGCLLNGCCFGKLAEGSRLGICFPNLNATADSLPVNNPVFAHQLNERLISSDALCSLPVYPTQVFEAIFCVVLFAFLAIVFNKKPRQGLVLGLLMLLYSTGRFTIEFWRGDKDGVLLGLTDSQLISLGVIIVATAFLIYLFRKPAKEVPAT, encoded by the coding sequence ATGTATCCACAACTTTGGAAAATACCGATTTTAGGATTGCCCATCTACTCCTACGGCTTTATGATAATGCTCGGTTTTCTGGCCGGCATCTGGGTAGCAAGCGCGCGCGCCAAGAGGGAAGGGCTTAATCCGGAAATCATCTTCGATTTCGGCATCATCGCCATGATTGCCGGCATCATCGGCGCCCGTATCGCCTACATTATCATATTCAGTTCTGAATTCACTCATCAGGGCTCGTGGAATATATTAAACATCTTTGACGGTGACTTAAGCCTTATCGGGGTTATCACCGGCTGGTTCATCCCTTTTGCCATCATGATATGGAAAAAGAAGAAAATAACTTTTAACCGCTTTGCCTGGTTACTGCCGCTTTCAATCGTCTCGGCAATCATTTTAGGCAGGATAATACAGGTCATTTTTAATCACACGGATTATGACTTCTCACTTTTCGCCATCTGGAAAGGCGGGTTGGTTTTTTACGGTGGTCTGATACTGGCAACGCCTGCGAGTTTGTACTATATCTGGAAGAAAAAGATAAGCATACTGAAAATAGCTGATATCGTTTCCCCATCCGTTGCTTTGGGACTCGCTTTCGGCAGAATCGGGTGCCTCCTCAATGGTTGCTGTTTCGGCAAATTGGCAGAAGGGAGCAGATTGGGCATTTGTTTTCCGAACCTTAACGCCACGGCAGATTCACTTCCGGTAAACAATCCAGTTTTTGCCCATCAATTAAACGAACGCCTGATTTCTTCCGATGCGCTTTGCAGCCTGCCGGTATACCCGACCCAGGTATTTGAGGCTATCTTTTGCGTCGTGCTTTTTGCTTTCTTAGCAATAGTTTTTAATAAGAAGCCCCGTCAGGGATTAGTCCTTGGTTTATTAATGCTTCTCTACAGCACTGGCAGGTTCACCATTGAATTCTGGAGAGGCGATAAAGACGGTGTTTTATTGGGTTTGACAGACTCGCAGCTTATAAGCCTCGGCGTGATTATTGTCGCAACAGCATTTCTTATTTATCTCTTCAGGAAGCCGGCAAAAGAAGTTCCTGCTACTTAA
- a CDS encoding glycosyltransferase family 4 protein gives MKILILSGMLEYRGVGLYTLYLAEELKKRGHNLQVVTAGGKLVDEFKSRKIQVKEYPSLLKTVDGLFFCAELVKELNSNYPDIIHMHFSHNRLAGLAGSLSQRMKRPYLVTVPNIQLLTRKLKINKKWIKNIITTTESAREHLVNDLKTPKELIEVIYAGIDSSRIKSVEVPKEKNGKRIIGIIGPLEKWRGHQYFLEAGKWLVENNYDVQFLIIGEGSLEDELRRMVVKMGLQKKAVFIPSMDSYYRVLPMVDIFVFPIRRMGVGITLLEAMALEKPVIVSGISDIYTLVKDGETGYYIPPDNADAIKEKIIHIFNNQEEALRIGQQARIFIKDNFTSQKMADQTIELYEKALEKVSV, from the coding sequence ATGAAGATTCTTATCCTATCGGGAATGCTGGAGTACCGTGGTGTGGGGTTATATACCCTATACCTGGCGGAAGAACTGAAAAAGCGCGGGCATAATCTTCAAGTGGTCACTGCCGGCGGCAAGTTGGTGGATGAATTTAAATCACGTAAGATTCAGGTTAAAGAATACCCTTCTTTGCTTAAGACCGTTGACGGTTTGTTTTTCTGCGCGGAACTCGTTAAGGAGCTTAATAGTAACTATCCTGATATTATCCACATGCATTTTTCCCACAACCGTTTGGCCGGTTTAGCAGGTTCGCTGTCACAACGGATGAAACGGCCGTATCTGGTGACGGTTCCTAATATACAATTGCTTACCCGTAAGCTTAAGATAAACAAGAAGTGGATAAAAAATATAATTACAACCACGGAATCCGCACGGGAGCACCTGGTTAACGATTTGAAAACACCCAAAGAATTGATAGAGGTTATTTACGCCGGCATAGATTCCAGCCGGATTAAGTCGGTCGAGGTGCCGAAAGAGAAAAACGGGAAAAGGATTATCGGTATTATAGGTCCCCTGGAGAAATGGCGCGGGCACCAGTATTTCCTGGAAGCGGGTAAGTGGCTGGTGGAAAATAATTATGACGTCCAATTTTTAATTATCGGCGAGGGTTCGCTTGAAGACGAATTAAGGCGTATGGTTGTTAAGATGGGACTGCAGAAAAAAGCGGTATTTATCCCATCCATGGATTCATATTACCGGGTGTTGCCGATGGTGGATATCTTTGTTTTCCCGATACGCCGTATGGGTGTGGGTATAACCTTGCTGGAAGCCATGGCGCTGGAAAAACCGGTGATAGTTTCCGGCATAAGCGATATTTATACGCTGGTCAAAGACGGCGAGACCGGTTATTATATACCGCCGGATAACGCCGATGCCATAAAGGAAAAAATTATCCATATTTTCAATAACCAAGAAGAGGCTTTAAGGATAGGGCAGCAGGCGCGTATCTTTATTAAGGATAATTTTACCTCACAAAAGATGGCAGACCAGACAATAGAACTCTACGAAAAAGCATTGGAAAAGGTTAGCGTATAG
- the guaA gene encoding glutamine-hydrolyzing GMP synthase — MQETVIVLDFGAQYSQLIARRVREHNVYCEILPFNAPLEKIMCPGLKGIILSGGPASVYAKGAPRIDRKIFFSGVPVLGICYGMQLGALLLGGKVSSAPSREYGRTYLKVTDKTDLLKGLPNEMTVWMSHGDQVSKMSLDFKTIARTANSPYAAACHRKLPFWGVQFHPEVTHTPLGKKVFKNFLYNICKCSGNWRMESYAKETITKVRKEVGNKKVVCGLSGGIDSSVAAVLINKAIGKNLTCIFVDNGLLRQDEKEEVKNNIARHFKLKLIVVDAVKSFVTKLKGVTDPEKKRHIIGHEFISVFNRMAKKLGKVDYLVQGTLYPDVIESVSAWGGPTAKIKSHHNVGGLPKNMPFKLIEPLKYLFKDEVREIARVLSFPKRIINRQPFPGPGLGVRIVGEVTAERLAVLRKADAIVREEIERSCWNDICLSSGSPIRRLWQYFAVLLPISSVGVMGDERTYENTAVIRAVESTDGMTADWARLPYELITTISSRITSEVRGINRVVFDTTSKPPSTIEWE, encoded by the coding sequence ATGCAGGAAACAGTAATTGTCCTTGATTTCGGCGCGCAATACAGCCAGCTGATTGCCCGGCGGGTGCGTGAGCATAATGTCTACTGCGAAATACTCCCCTTTAACGCCCCGCTTGAAAAAATAATGTGCCCCGGCTTAAAAGGCATTATCCTTTCCGGAGGACCGGCAAGCGTCTATGCCAAGGGCGCTCCACGGATAGACAGGAAAATATTCTTTTCCGGCGTGCCAGTCTTAGGCATCTGCTACGGAATGCAACTTGGCGCGCTGCTCTTAGGCGGCAAAGTGTCATCCGCCCCATCGCGCGAATACGGGAGAACATATCTAAAGGTAACCGATAAAACCGACCTCTTAAAAGGATTGCCAAATGAAATGACAGTCTGGATGAGCCACGGCGACCAAGTAAGCAAAATGTCTTTGGACTTTAAAACCATAGCCCGCACCGCCAATTCGCCTTATGCCGCCGCCTGCCATAGGAAACTCCCCTTCTGGGGCGTCCAGTTCCACCCGGAAGTCACCCATACTCCGCTCGGTAAAAAAGTATTCAAGAACTTCCTATATAATATATGTAAATGCTCCGGCAACTGGCGGATGGAATCCTATGCCAAGGAAACGATTACAAAAGTTAGAAAAGAAGTCGGTAATAAGAAAGTTGTCTGCGGTTTGTCAGGAGGAATTGACTCATCCGTCGCCGCGGTATTAATCAATAAAGCTATCGGCAAAAACCTCACCTGCATCTTTGTGGATAACGGCCTCCTAAGGCAGGATGAGAAAGAAGAAGTCAAAAATAATATCGCCCGCCATTTTAAGCTTAAGCTTATCGTGGTTGACGCGGTTAAAAGCTTCGTCACGAAACTTAAGGGCGTGACCGACCCTGAGAAAAAGCGGCATATCATCGGGCATGAATTCATCTCCGTATTCAACCGGATGGCCAAAAAGCTCGGCAAAGTCGATTACCTCGTCCAAGGCACGCTTTATCCGGACGTAATAGAAAGCGTCTCTGCCTGGGGAGGACCGACTGCCAAGATAAAAAGCCATCACAATGTCGGAGGCCTCCCGAAAAACATGCCATTCAAACTGATTGAACCATTGAAATACTTGTTCAAAGACGAAGTCAGGGAAATCGCCCGTGTCTTAAGCTTCCCCAAACGCATAATCAACCGGCAACCGTTCCCCGGCCCCGGCCTAGGCGTCAGGATTGTCGGCGAGGTCACCGCGGAAAGACTAGCAGTCTTGAGAAAAGCCGATGCCATCGTCCGGGAAGAAATCGAACGGAGTTGTTGGAATGACATCTGCCTATCCAGCGGATCCCCAATTAGGCGCCTCTGGCAATACTTTGCCGTGCTCTTGCCGATAAGCTCGGTCGGCGTGATGGGCGACGAACGCACATACGAAAACACGGCCGTTATCAGGGCGGTCGAATCCACGGACGGAATGACCGCAGATTGGGCAAGGCTCCCCTACGAACTCATTACCACCATCTCATCGCGCATCACCAGCGAGGTACGCGGTATCAACAGGGTCGTCTTTGATACCACCTCCAAACCACCTTCTACTATTGAGTGGGAATAA
- a CDS encoding dodecin domain-containing protein, whose amino-acid sequence MAVARVTQIVSSSPKGINEAIEEGMKRASKTLRGITGLEVTKINAKVEKGKIVEYRVHMSITFVLEG is encoded by the coding sequence ATGGCAGTTGCAAGAGTGACACAGATAGTGAGTTCATCCCCAAAAGGCATTAATGAGGCGATTGAAGAAGGCATGAAGAGGGCCTCCAAGACACTGCGCGGTATTACCGGATTGGAAGTAACCAAGATTAATGCCAAAGTGGAAAAAGGCAAAATCGTGGAATACCGTGTCCACATGAGCATTACATTTGTCCTGGAAGGATAA
- a CDS encoding MoxR family ATPase, which translates to MSDIEIVRGYIDKLKALKTEISKVIVGNREVIDQVLVSVLAGGHVLLEGVPGIGKTLLVKTIARCLNLKFSRIQFTPDLMPADITGTNLVIENEKGQKVFQFQKGPIFGNIILADEINRATPKTQSALLEAMQENAVTIAGTRYQLDQPFFVLATQNPIEMEGTYPLPEAQLDRFFFKTIVENPRVADLEEIMTRTTGGADIAVQTVFKAEEVLALRKLILEVPVASHLKNYIARLIQSTHPGSPDAVELVKKYVRYGSSPRGAQAIVLAGKINALVEGRYNLAMDDIKKVAVPALRHRLILNFEGEAKAVKTDKVIIDLLEHTKP; encoded by the coding sequence ATGAGCGATATAGAAATCGTCCGCGGGTATATCGATAAGTTGAAAGCGTTAAAAACCGAAATCAGCAAGGTGATTGTAGGCAACCGCGAAGTGATTGACCAGGTTCTCGTTTCCGTTTTAGCCGGTGGCCACGTGCTTCTGGAAGGCGTGCCCGGAATCGGCAAGACGCTTCTCGTTAAAACTATAGCCAGATGCCTGAACCTCAAGTTCTCGCGGATACAGTTTACGCCCGACCTTATGCCGGCGGATATAACTGGTACGAACCTGGTGATTGAAAACGAAAAAGGGCAGAAGGTCTTCCAGTTCCAAAAAGGTCCGATATTCGGCAATATCATATTGGCGGATGAAATAAACCGCGCCACCCCGAAAACGCAATCCGCACTGCTTGAAGCGATGCAGGAAAACGCAGTGACCATTGCCGGCACGCGTTACCAGCTCGACCAGCCTTTCTTTGTGCTGGCGACCCAGAATCCGATAGAGATGGAAGGGACCTACCCTTTGCCGGAAGCACAGCTTGACCGCTTCTTCTTTAAGACGATTGTGGAAAACCCGCGCGTGGCGGATTTGGAAGAGATAATGACGCGCACGACCGGCGGGGCGGATATCGCCGTTCAAACGGTTTTTAAAGCAGAGGAAGTCTTGGCATTGAGGAAACTTATTCTCGAGGTGCCGGTGGCATCGCACCTCAAAAATTATATCGCCCGCCTGATTCAGTCAACGCATCCCGGCTCACCCGATGCCGTCGAATTGGTCAAGAAATATGTCCGTTACGGCTCAAGCCCGCGCGGGGCGCAGGCGATTGTCTTGGCCGGAAAAATCAATGCGCTAGTCGAAGGGCGTTACAACCTGGCAATGGACGATATCAAAAAAGTCGCCGTGCCGGCTTTACGGCACCGCCTGATACTTAATTTCGAAGGCGAAGCCAAAGCAGTGAAAACGGATAAGGTCATTATCGATTTGCTAGAACACACCAAGCCTTAA
- a CDS encoding B12-binding domain-containing radical SAM protein has protein sequence MKILLISPSIAPDIKTPGGLMIPQLSLHILEGLTPPEYNVKMLEEETTDINLDEECDLVGISCMTANAPRAYNLAREFRKRGKKVVLGGVHPTLLPDEALGYADSVVIGEAEGVWEEVLKDFKNGRLQKTYHHPKPTLERYIPLKYRKETKKRLFNVIPVMTTRGCPYSCEFCCVSDIFGKEIRHAPVKNVVRDIEDSKGKIYIFLDDNIIGKPNYAKELFRAIKSYKIKWVGQASISFVHDTELMKLAAESGCAALFFGLESVSETQLKSMRKSIKEIKGIENAIKTIKGFGIHFHASMVFGFDSDTKAIFQETLNFLERNKIGTASFNVLTPYPGTRTYEKLKSEGRLLTMDWKYYDHSTVVFKPKNMTPYELQTGAMWVKKEFTRTSSVLRRFSGNLSHPILYLAMNLGIRKNVRTDAERLPELASKLFGAKIGL, from the coding sequence ATGAAGATACTCTTGATTTCCCCGAGCATAGCGCCCGACATAAAAACACCCGGCGGTTTGATGATACCGCAGTTATCCTTACATATATTGGAGGGGCTTACGCCCCCGGAGTATAATGTAAAAATGCTGGAAGAAGAAACCACTGATATAAACCTTGATGAGGAATGCGACCTGGTGGGGATAAGCTGCATGACGGCAAATGCCCCCAGGGCATATAATCTTGCCCGGGAATTCAGGAAGCGTGGTAAAAAGGTGGTTTTGGGAGGCGTTCATCCGACGCTTTTGCCTGATGAGGCGCTTGGCTATGCCGATTCGGTTGTTATCGGTGAGGCAGAAGGCGTTTGGGAAGAGGTGCTGAAGGATTTCAAGAACGGCCGTTTGCAAAAGACATATCATCATCCAAAACCCACTCTGGAGCGATATATCCCGCTTAAGTACAGGAAAGAAACCAAGAAGCGATTGTTTAACGTCATTCCGGTAATGACCACACGGGGGTGTCCCTATAGTTGTGAGTTTTGCTGCGTTTCCGATATATTCGGGAAGGAAATCCGGCATGCGCCCGTAAAGAATGTCGTCCGCGATATCGAAGATTCCAAAGGCAAGATTTATATATTCCTTGATGATAATATCATAGGAAAGCCCAATTATGCCAAAGAACTTTTCAGGGCGATAAAGTCTTATAAAATCAAGTGGGTTGGACAGGCGTCTATTTCCTTTGTCCATGATACGGAGCTTATGAAACTGGCGGCGGAAAGCGGATGTGCCGCCTTGTTTTTTGGGTTGGAGAGCGTTTCTGAAACACAATTAAAATCGATGCGCAAATCAATCAAGGAAATAAAGGGGATAGAAAATGCCATAAAGACCATAAAAGGATTCGGCATCCATTTCCACGCGTCCATGGTATTCGGTTTTGACAGCGATACGAAAGCGATATTCCAGGAAACGCTTAACTTCCTGGAAAGGAATAAAATCGGGACGGCTTCTTTTAACGTCTTAACGCCTTACCCCGGAACGCGGACATATGAGAAACTGAAGAGCGAAGGGCGTTTACTTACTATGGACTGGAAATATTATGATCATTCCACCGTTGTTTTTAAGCCGAAGAATATGACTCCTTATGAGCTCCAGACCGGAGCAATGTGGGTTAAAAAAGAGTTTACAAGGACGTCTTCGGTATTAAGAAGGTTTTCGGGAAACCTGTCCCATCCCATTTTATATCTTGCCATGAATCTCGGCATCAGGAAAAACGTCAGGACGGATGCGGAAAGGCTGCCAGAGTTGGCATCGAAACTGTTCGGGGCTAAAATAGGGCTGTAG
- a CDS encoding isoprenylcysteine carboxylmethyltransferase family protein: MSVKIGLFFFRHRHLLYVPFVLVIFFFDKPYNAFMKPYEDPAVTWSVGGGLLLLGVILRFFGIRYCGKRTVYKREEGKWLTLTGPYSHMRNPLYHSNLLIGCGLIAIGKLLWLIPVFVVVGYIYYHFVVLYEESRLSMQFGEKYADFCKNVPRWIPRLTAYRAGEGDVKLNPWSEVFGAEKWRFLAVAVIVGLISCKDYFTK, encoded by the coding sequence ATGTCAGTAAAAATCGGATTATTTTTCTTCCGCCACAGGCACCTGCTTTATGTGCCTTTCGTGCTGGTTATTTTCTTTTTTGATAAGCCGTATAATGCATTCATGAAACCGTATGAAGATCCGGCGGTAACATGGTCTGTCGGGGGCGGGCTGCTTTTGCTAGGCGTTATTTTGCGGTTTTTCGGAATCAGGTATTGCGGCAAGCGCACTGTTTATAAAAGGGAGGAAGGCAAATGGCTTACCCTGACCGGACCTTACAGCCATATGAGGAATCCGCTATATCACAGTAATTTATTAATCGGGTGCGGATTGATTGCAATCGGGAAACTTTTGTGGCTTATTCCTGTTTTTGTAGTGGTCGGTTATATTTATTACCACTTTGTGGTATTATACGAAGAATCACGTTTAAGCATGCAATTCGGCGAGAAATACGCCGATTTCTGTAAGAATGTCCCACGCTGGATTCCCCGCCTGACTGCTTACCGCGCCGGGGAAGGAGATGTAAAGCTCAATCCGTGGTCCGAGGTGTTCGGGGCGGAAAAATGGCGCTTCTTGGCGGTTGCCGTTATCGTTGGGCTGATTAGCTGCAAGGATTATTTTACTAAATAA
- the gdhA gene encoding NADP-specific glutamate dehydrogenase — protein MAKNSVAEFMDKIIAKNPGEKEFHQAVYEVAHSLMPFIEKNPKYKQAKILERIAEPERTLMFRVPWLDDKGEIQVNRGFRIEMNSAIGPYKGGLRFHPSVNLGILKFLAFEQVFKNSLTTLPMGGGKGGSDFDPKGKSDNEVMKFCQSFMSELFRHIGADTDVPAGDIGVGGREIGFLFGQYKKLRNEFTGVLTGKGRSWGGSLIRPEATGYGTLYFAEEMLKTRDESMEGKVVTISGSGNVAQYAVEKANQMGAKVVTLSDSEGTVYDPKGIDEKKLAYVLELKNEKRGRIKEYASKYGCKFLPGKRPWGIKCDVALPCATQNEVDGNDAKTLVKNGCICVSEGANMPSSPQAIDVYLKAKILYGPGKAANAGGVATSGLEMSQNSLRLSWTREEVDEKLHGIMIAIHEQCLKYGKENDFTNYVKGANIAGFVKVADSMLAQGVV, from the coding sequence ATGGCCAAGAACAGCGTAGCGGAGTTCATGGACAAAATCATCGCCAAAAACCCCGGGGAAAAGGAATTCCACCAGGCGGTGTATGAAGTGGCTCATTCCCTGATGCCCTTCATCGAAAAGAACCCCAAATATAAACAAGCGAAAATCCTGGAAAGGATTGCGGAACCGGAAAGAACGCTCATGTTCCGCGTGCCGTGGCTTGATGACAAAGGCGAAATACAGGTCAACCGCGGTTTCCGAATCGAGATGAACAGTGCTATCGGCCCTTACAAAGGCGGCTTACGGTTTCATCCATCAGTCAACCTCGGCATCTTAAAATTCCTGGCATTCGAACAGGTCTTCAAAAACTCCCTGACCACGCTCCCCATGGGCGGCGGCAAGGGCGGCTCTGATTTCGACCCCAAAGGCAAATCAGATAATGAAGTAATGAAGTTCTGCCAGTCGTTTATGAGCGAACTGTTCCGCCATATCGGTGCGGATACGGATGTCCCTGCAGGTGATATCGGCGTGGGTGGACGCGAAATCGGATTCCTCTTCGGGCAATACAAGAAACTGCGCAACGAATTCACCGGAGTCCTGACCGGTAAAGGCAGGAGCTGGGGCGGCAGTTTAATCAGACCCGAAGCCACCGGTTACGGCACACTCTATTTCGCCGAGGAAATGCTCAAGACACGCGATGAATCGATGGAAGGCAAAGTGGTGACCATTTCCGGTTCAGGCAACGTTGCCCAATACGCCGTGGAAAAAGCCAACCAGATGGGCGCCAAGGTTGTCACCCTTTCGGATTCCGAAGGCACGGTTTACGACCCGAAAGGCATTGACGAAAAGAAACTCGCCTATGTATTGGAGCTTAAAAACGAAAAAAGAGGCCGGATTAAAGAATACGCTTCCAAATACGGCTGCAAATTCCTGCCGGGAAAACGTCCATGGGGAATCAAGTGCGATGTGGCATTACCCTGCGCCACCCAAAACGAAGTGGACGGCAACGATGCCAAAACACTCGTCAAAAACGGCTGCATCTGCGTTTCAGAAGGCGCCAATATGCCTTCTTCACCGCAAGCGATTGACGTATACCTCAAAGCAAAGATTCTTTATGGGCCGGGCAAAGCGGCCAATGCGGGCGGCGTAGCAACCAGCGGACTGGAAATGTCCCAAAACAGCCTGCGTTTGAGCTGGACACGTGAGGAAGTCGACGAAAAACTGCACGGGATTATGATTGCCATTCACGAACAGTGCCTGAAATACGGCAAGGAAAACGACTTCACCAATTACGTGAAAGGCGCCAATATCGCCGGTTTCGTCAAGGTAGCGGATTCCATGCTCGCCCAGGGAGTCGTATAA
- a CDS encoding 1-acyl-sn-glycerol-3-phosphate acyltransferase: MNNLFYTFCIFVVRWMLIFHGARYFGNRNIPKKGGAIIASNHQSYLDPAILGFGSPRHLHFLARQELFEVNWFFKTLISSLNAVALERRKFNSEGIRKTIDYLTEGKVFIVFPEGTRTSDGTLRPFKPGLITISLKAGVPIIPARITGAFESWPRTSKFPKRRYPIRVIYGKPIIPGENESPDEICRKLYERVTNLK; the protein is encoded by the coding sequence ATGAATAACTTATTTTACACGTTCTGCATCTTTGTCGTGCGCTGGATGCTTATTTTCCACGGCGCCAGATATTTCGGCAACCGGAATATCCCGAAGAAAGGCGGCGCCATCATCGCCTCCAATCACCAAAGTTATCTGGACCCGGCCATATTGGGTTTCGGGTCGCCGCGCCATCTTCATTTCCTTGCCCGGCAGGAACTATTTGAAGTCAACTGGTTTTTCAAAACCTTAATCAGTTCGCTTAACGCCGTGGCTTTGGAACGGCGCAAGTTTAACTCGGAGGGCATCAGGAAAACCATTGATTATCTCACTGAAGGCAAAGTGTTTATCGTCTTTCCGGAAGGCACACGCACCTCTGACGGAACGCTCAGGCCGTTTAAGCCGGGCTTAATCACCATATCTCTCAAAGCCGGCGTTCCGATTATACCAGCGCGCATCACGGGGGCGTTTGAATCTTGGCCTAGGACAAGCAAGTTCCCGAAACGGCGCTATCCCATCCGCGTCATTTACGGAAAGCCGATTATTCCGGGAGAGAATGAATCGCCGGATGAAATCTGCAGGAAACTTTATGAGCGGGTTACTAACCTAAAGTAA
- a CDS encoding acyl-CoA dehydrogenase family protein yields the protein MFETNDFLTEEQVAMRQLAREIAEEKMKPVRAKYDETGEFPWPIMKVLAEAGLFGAFIPEEYGGTGGKVMDMCIITEELSKVCSGIALGYAGTALGTFPIILYGNDEQKKKYLPDIAAGKKLAAFGLTEPNAGSDAGGIKTTATKDGDYYLLNGTKQWITNGGEAETYSVVAITDKTKGPRGATAFILEKGMPGFNFGKKENKMGIRASATRELVFENCKVHKSQMLGKEGQGFFVTMRTFDNTRPGVAAQALGIAEGALEEAVKYARERKQFGQPIISFQGLQFLLADMATQVQAAKQLVYAAARAVDAKHPNMSALSAMAKYFTSDVAMKVTTDAVQVFGGYGYMKEYPVEKMMRDAKITQIYEGTNQIQREIVALELIKESSRRGK from the coding sequence ATGTTTGAAACAAACGATTTCCTGACAGAAGAACAAGTCGCCATGCGCCAGTTGGCGCGCGAAATAGCCGAAGAAAAGATGAAACCTGTCCGCGCCAAGTATGACGAAACCGGCGAATTCCCCTGGCCCATCATGAAAGTGCTGGCAGAAGCCGGTCTTTTCGGCGCCTTCATCCCTGAGGAATACGGCGGCACCGGCGGAAAAGTGATGGATATGTGCATCATTACCGAAGAGTTGAGCAAAGTCTGCTCAGGCATCGCGCTCGGTTATGCCGGGACAGCCTTGGGCACATTTCCTATCATCCTTTACGGCAATGACGAGCAGAAAAAGAAATACCTGCCTGATATCGCCGCGGGGAAAAAGCTCGCCGCATTCGGACTGACCGAACCCAATGCCGGAAGCGACGCGGGCGGGATAAAAACCACGGCAACCAAAGACGGAGATTATTACCTACTTAACGGCACCAAACAATGGATAACTAACGGAGGCGAAGCGGAAACATATTCGGTCGTTGCCATTACTGATAAAACCAAAGGGCCCAGGGGCGCCACCGCATTCATCCTGGAAAAAGGCATGCCCGGATTCAACTTCGGCAAGAAAGAAAATAAAATGGGCATCCGCGCTTCAGCCACACGCGAACTCGTATTCGAAAACTGCAAAGTCCACAAATCACAGATGCTCGGCAAGGAAGGGCAGGGGTTCTTCGTCACCATGCGCACGTTTGACAATACCCGCCCGGGCGTAGCCGCCCAAGCTTTGGGTATTGCCGAAGGTGCCCTTGAAGAAGCCGTCAAATACGCGCGCGAACGCAAACAGTTCGGGCAGCCAATCATCTCTTTCCAGGGATTGCAGTTCCTCTTAGCGGATATGGCAACCCAGGTGCAGGCAGCCAAACAACTCGTTTACGCCGCAGCACGCGCGGTGGATGCCAAACATCCCAATATGAGCGCGCTTTCTGCCATGGCAAAATATTTCACCTCCGATGTCGCCATGAAAGTCACGACCGATGCGGTCCAGGTCTTCGGCGGATACGGCTATATGAAGGAATATCCTGTGGAAAAGATGATGCGGGACGCCAAGATCACCCAGATATACGAAGGCACAAACCAGATACAGCGTGAAATAGTTGCCCTGGAACTTATCAAGGAGTCATCCCGTAGAGGCAAATAA
- a CDS encoding (d)CMP kinase, whose translation MAMIITIDGPAGTGKSTVARLLAKKLGYHYLDTGALYRVITYRALKNKITADDAVRLTKLLKSIRILFKEGKASQEVLLNGKNLTREIRKPHITNNVYRFAELPLVRRAMLKIQRRIGKTHSIVGEGRDLGSVVFPDARIKFYLDATAKERALRRYKELKGKGIKDSYDKVLKEIKARDKRDTTRKLAPLRKAKGAIRVDTTRLSIQGVVAKLLKLTRESCDPNE comes from the coding sequence ATGGCTATGATTATCACCATAGACGGCCCGGCAGGGACAGGCAAAAGCACGGTGGCGAGATTACTGGCAAAGAAATTAGGCTACCACTATCTTGATACCGGCGCGCTTTACCGCGTCATAACTTACCGGGCGTTAAAGAATAAAATCACCGCCGATGACGCTGTAAGACTGACAAAGCTCTTAAAGTCCATACGCATATTGTTTAAGGAAGGCAAAGCTTCCCAAGAGGTTTTACTTAATGGGAAAAACCTGACCAGGGAAATACGTAAACCACATATCACCAATAATGTTTACCGATTTGCGGAACTGCCTCTGGTCAGGCGCGCCATGCTGAAGATACAGCGCCGAATTGGAAAGACCCATTCAATCGTCGGCGAAGGTAGGGACTTGGGCAGCGTAGTTTTCCCGGATGCCCGGATTAAATTCTATCTTGACGCCACGGCAAAGGAGCGTGCCCTGCGCCGTTATAAAGAACTAAAGGGAAAAGGGATAAAAGATTCCTACGATAAAGTATTGAAGGAAATAAAGGCGCGGGATAAGCGCGATACGACCAGGAAACTCGCACCGTTAAGAAAGGCAAAAGGCGCCATTAGGGTGGATACGACCAGGCTTTCAATCCAAGGGGTGGTGGCGAAATTATTAAAACTAACCCGAGAATCGTGCGACCCAAATGAATAA